ATAATAATACCACAGAATAGCATGCTTTTTTTATTCCTCACGCATCTTCCTTTGAAAAAAAGGAAGCAAAAGAACCGTCCCCCTGCTTTTTTTACATAATTTAGTCAAACAGCCGGCCTGGCTGCATAATATATCCACCTGTCAACCATACTATTATGGATACAATTTTCAAAAGGAGGTGGCTGTATTGGCGAACCGGAGCAGGTTCGGCGACAACGAGGCCAGGCTCAAAGCTATGCATGAAGTCGACTACCCCGGTGGAGTGGTAGTTGACCCCGTGCCGATAACCGCCGGGGAAGAAGTGACCGTTTTTTACAACGGACTGCTCGGCAAAGAAGGACAGGGACAGGTTTATCTGCACTACGGTTTCGGTAAGCACGACAGCTGGCGCAACGTGAGTGATATGAAAATGGAGAAAACCGGCTGGGGCTGGGTTACCAGCGTGGTGATGCCGGAGCATGAGGGGCGCTTTAACCTGTGTTTTAAGGATGGCGCGGACCACTGGGACAATAACAGCAGTGTCGACTGGAGCTTCCAGATTCATAACGGGAGCAACCGCTACTAAACGGAACAATCCCCACTGCAGTCCGGTGGGGATTTTTTAAAAATAAAATTAACCGCCGGACCTCCCAAGCACAACCAGGAGGTAGTGAGCGGTTTTAAGGGAGAGAATATACGTGAGGGTTTTAATGTTGTCCTGGGAATACCCGCCTAAAAGCGTCGGTGGTTTGGCCCAGCACGTTTATGACTTGACCGGCGCTCTGGCCTCAAACGGGGTGGAGGTGAGCCTGATTACTTCGGGAGGCCAGGGCGCCCCCTTTTTTGAAGATGTTAACGGGGTCAAGGTTTACCGGGTGGAACCTTACCAGGTGTCTTCGCCGGACTTTGTAACCTGGGTGGCCCAGTTCAACGTTGCCCTGCTGGAGCGGGCCATGCCTCTCCTGGCCAACACCGAATTCCATATCGTGCATGCCCACGACTGGCTGGTGGCTTACGCTGCCAGGGCGATCAAGTACGCCTCCCGGGTGCCGCTGGTGGTTACCATTCACGCCACTGAATACGGCCGCAATAACGGGCTGCACAACGATACGCAAAGACACATCAGTGACATCGAGTGGTGGATTACATATGAGGCCTGGAAGGTCATCTGCTGCAGCAACTTTATGCAAGATGAGGTGCGCCGGGTTTTCCAGGTACCCAATGACAAAGTGGCTATAATTCCCAATGGTGTCGACGTCAATAGCTTCAAGGGCCTCAGCAGGACTGCCCGGCGAAGTGAGTATGCCGCGCCCGATGAAAAAATTGTCTTTTACGTGGGGAGGCTGGTCATGGAAAAAGGGGTCCAGGTCCTCCTGGATGCCGCACCGGAAATTTTGTCCCATCACCCCAAGACCAAGTTTGTGATTGCCGGCAAAGGCCCTTTCATGGATGCTTTAAAGCGCCAGGCGGCCTTCCTGGGTATAGCCAACAGGGTCTATTTCACAGGGTATATCAACGACGAGGTCAGGAACAGTCTGTACAGTTGGGCCGATGCGGCCGTCTTCCCAAGCCTTTATGAACCGTTCGGCATTGTGGCGCTGGAGGCCATGGCCGCCCGCACCCCGGTGGTCGTTTCAGATTGCGGCGGTATCAGTGAGATCGTCAGACACGGTGAGGACGGGCTGAAGGCCAACACCGGCAGCAGTCATTCCCTGGCCCGCAATATACTGGCCCTGCTGCAGCAGCCGCAGCTTGGCGCTATGTTGAGAGAAAGGGCTTACAACAGGGCTATAAATGAATTCAACTGGAAAACTATCGCCCGGCAGACGGCCTCGGTTTACCATGAGGTATGGGAAGCGCACTGCGGAACTCCGTGGTTTGACCAGCGGCAGGGCAATTTTTTCAGCCGCTTCAACCGTCTCCGCGCCAGATAATCCAAGTGCAACAAAATGGAGGTTTTAAAGCCATGAAAGCCATTATCATGGCCGGTGGTGAGGGTTCCCGCCTGAGGCCCCTGACCTGCGGCAGGCCTAAACCAATGGTACCGGTATTAAACAGGCCGATTATGAGCCATATTGTAGCGCTTCTCAATGAGCACGGTTTTACAAATATAGGGGTCACCCTGCAGTACCAGCCGGAGGTGATCAAAGACTACTTCGGCAACGGGGCGGAATATGGGGTCAATTTGCGTTATTTTGTTGAGGAGTCGCCTTTGGGTACGGCCGGCAGCGTTAAAAATGCCGGCGGCTTCCTGGACCAGACTTTTTTGGTCATCAGCGGTGACGCCCTGACTGACCTGGAGCTTTCCAAAGCCCTGGAATTTCACAGGAAACAGGGGGCCATGGCCACCCTGGTGCTGACCCGGGTGGAGTGCCCGCTGGAATACGGCGTGGTTATCACCAGTGATAACGGCAGGATCACCCAGTTTCTTGAGAAGCCGGGCTGGGGCGAGGTCTTCAGCGATACTGTCAACACCGGCATTTACGTCCTGGAACCCGAGGCGCTGGACTATTTTGCGCCGGGAGAAAAGTTTGACTTCAGCAAGGACCTGTTTCCCCTGTTGCTGCGGGAAAAGAAGCCTCTCTTCGGCCTGGTGCTGCCCGGTTACTGGTGCGACGTGGGAACTTTAAAAACAAAGGTAACTATAGAAAGGACGGTCTTTTTAAGATATAAGGGTTGAGTTGACCCCATGTCACAACCCTATAGAAAAAGCTGGGAATACCAAGGCTTCGAAGCTCTTTTAAAGGCTTTGAGTTCAACAACTCAGGAGCCTTTTTTTAATGATAAGCACCTTGATCCGGGCGTTTTGGGCTTGATATATGAGAATACTGGAATACTATTTTATCGCGTCGGTTAGTGAACATTTTGGTAAGAATGCAAAGCAAGGGAGGTTCCGTGATGGAAAAATCAACAGGTTATGAAAAGTTAAAAATGGCAGTTAAAAAAGACTGCAATGATGGTAGAGGATGTTTCAATCCTAATGGTTGCAATAACGCTGAAAATAAACCTGGCGTCAAAGGTTGTTTCCACCGCTATTGCGACAAATTCAAGTGGGTTGTTGAAAGGGCAAAACATTACGGAGAAAAACTTGGGTTAAATTGGGAAGATGTTCTTAATCAGTGGGAAGCAGATAGGGGTTACTGGTACATGAATTATTACCAGGAAAGTAACCAGCCGGAAATAGGGAGCACCCATGTGCGGGTGTTTGAAACGGTCAGCGAAATGCTCCAAAGTATTGGAGACAAAGGTTTCCGTTGTCCTGTATGTGGCGGTGTTTCAACGAGCCCTTACGCCTGTAATAGCGGTATGAAGTTGAATAACGAAAAGATCTGCGATTGGAAAGTATATGGGTTGTTGAGGGATCTGGGTAAAGGTGTGTTCGTGTACTGCAAAGACAAGCTGAGAGGGGAAACAATCTTTACACCTATAGCTTGGGAAAAGACTGTTGTAGTTGAAAAAGAAACAAATGTATAAGAGGTATAGACTATGCAAATAAATCTTAGCACTTTAAACGAGGTACGGGGGCAGCTGGAAAAAGCATACATAATACCAGGGGATACCCCCGTAAAAGTCTATACCGAGAGACTAGACCGGGAGGCAAGCAATATTTACCGTACCCTGAAAACCTATGAAAAACATTACAAATACCCTCTTGAAATCATTGTACTTGGCAATAGACCGACCGGCTGGCGTTGCGTTTATTCTGCTATCGACGGAGAAATACTTGACGTCTATGGTACCGGCATAGAAAAGCAATACGTTTATATTTGCCCATATAACCTTATATGTCCGTTTTCTGGTGGCCGGGTGACAGATGCCAGAGTAGCTGAAGACATACACAGCTGCTATAAATCAAAATCCTGCAGAGATAAAAAAGGGGATATAAGACAAATATAAAAATCAACTTGAAACTAAAAACATACTTTTCCCGGTAAAAACCAACTTAAGAAAGTGAAGAATAATGTTGTGCAATAGTGGAGGTATTTCTTATGCACTATTACCTTGCTATTAATCCCCAAACTGGAAATTGGTGCATTAGTAAAACAAAAGATATTGCATGGAGCACTGGAGAAAACGTAGTGCTTGATACAGGCACTATTCTTGCCGACAAGGCAATTGAGATAGCCAAAAAATATTCAAATGAAAATAATGTTATGGTGCTTTGGGCGTGAACCGGACAAAAATTAAGTGGTGCGATTACACCTGGAATCCGTTGACCGTGCTTGCACGGATGTTCATTCATATTTGTTATGCTAGAAAAGGTTTGATAAGTATAAGTCAAAGAGCCTGTGCGACTGCGTGAAACACCTGCTGGCATACGGCAACTTTTCGACAAATGCAACATAAGCCTTAAAATCGCCGTCTACGGAGAAGTATTTCCGCCGGTTTTATCCCTACGTTTTGTCCTGATAAATTAGGTAAACCTAAAAAGCTAAAAAAGCCTACAAAGATATTTGCGGTCAGCATGGGTGAGCTCTTCGGGGATTGGATACCACAGGAATGGATTGACACGAACTTTTTTTCATATTTCTCTCCAAAAAATTTGCTAAAGATGGTGGAAAAAATATTTAAACACATGGGAAAGGCATTTTAACGTGAAGCAAAGGAGGTAATCGGATATGAAGAAACGAATCTGTCCGAATTGTGGTGAGGAATGTTTAAGTACAAATCAGACAAGTATCCTGGCGTGTCGATTTTGCGGTACTGAGATACTTCCCCCAGGCCCAGGTGTATGCCGCGTTTGCGGATGTACTGATCAATACGGCTGTCCAGAAGGATGTTGGTGGGTTGAACCTGACCTTTGTAGTAGTTGCGTCGAGGCGGCTACAGATCTGTAAAAAACGTAGCAGAGAGGATGGTAATATGCCTGAATATAGAGAGTTTAGGTGCTGTATGTGTCCGAATATAAATAGACCTCAAAAGACCCAATGCCCGACTGGACCGATGAAGTCAGAAGTAACCCCGTGTCGATTTATAAAGATATATATGGATCAACGTGGCTGGCTTTACCGGGTTATGCGTGGCTTTGGAGAAAATAATTATAAGGCTAGATATCAAAAACCAGGTAAATCCGGATGGAAATGTATTACCAAATTGGAATGGAGAAAGAGCTTTGATGACGCCCAGAGTGACCTAAATACCATGGCCAAGAAGAAAGGGTGGGAGGAGTATAACAATGGGAAAATCAAAAATTACACATCAGTGGGATAAGGATACAAGAGACCGCCTTTCTTAGTGCTTGATTACTCTTCTTGATGAGTCTACTCTACAACTCAGGGCAAACATGGGCACGTTAAAAACAAAGGTAACTATAAAAAGGACGGTCTTTTTAGGATATAAGGGCTGAGTTGACCTCATGTCACTACCTATAGAAAAAGCTGGGATACCAAGGCTTCAATCCTGAAGCAATATTAACGGCTCTGAGTTCAACAACTCAAGAGCCTTTTTTAGAATCACTTCGATCCTGGCTTTTTAGGAGGAGGTATTGAAATTGAGTATTCATACAGAATTCCTTGCCAGTACTCCCAGGTGTGTCCATGGTGATGCCCTAGCCGGTGGGGTGCAGTTCATAGCTAAAGAGATAATAAAAGGTATGCGGGAGCCTAAACAGGCGGCAAAAGATATTCTGAAAATAGTTGGCGAGTATTTTGAGGGGCGAACTGATGTAGATCCACAAGTGATGAATATGTGTAGGGCGGCAGCCAGACAGATTTTATCGTGAGTTGTTATTAAATACACCGCACAGCGAGGGGTGAATAAATGCAGCTACCTTTATTACAGGAAATTGTTATTGATCAGTTTGCTGGCGGTGGTGGTGTTAGCGAGGGGCTTGAAAACGCATTCGGTCGTCCGGTTGATATCGCTGTCAATCACGACGCCGCAGCCATCGCTATGCATCGAATAAATCACCCGGGGACCAAGCATTATCAGGAAGATGTGTGGATCGTTGATCCGTATGAAGTTTGTGCAGGGCACCCTGTCGCCCTAATGTGGCTGAGCCCGTCGTGCACGCATCACAGTATTGCGGCAGCAGGAAAACCAAAAAACGAACAACTGCGCGGGCAAGCATGGTTGTCGGTGAAATGGGCAAAAGCTGTTCGACCGAGGGTACAAATCCTTGAAAATGTTCGTGAATTTCAATCGTGGGGGCCTTTGATGGAAAACGGGCAGCCGGACCCAAAACTTAAAGGTCTGACATATCGCACCTTTGTAAGTGCAATGCAACAGCAAGGGTACACCATAGAAACAAAAATTCTCCGTGCCTGTGATTTTGGAGCTCCTACAAGTCGGGAGCGTTTTTTTATGGTCATGCGTTGTGACGGAAGGCCTATTGTGTGGCCGAAGCCTACCCATGGAGATCCAAAAAGCAAAGCGGTGAAGTCCGGCAGATTGATGCCCTGGAAGACGGCGGCTGATTGCATAGACTGGTCTTTACCATGTCCCTCCATCTTTGAACGCCGAAAACCTTTGGTAGAAAAAACGCTCAAGCGGATAGCCAAAGGAATACGACGCTTCGTGATCGAATGCGATGATCCTTTTATCGTTCCCGACGATGCTGCCGCCGGTAATTTGACAGATAAATCGGATATGGTTGTAGCTTTCTTGTCAAAGTATTACGGCGAAGTTTCGCCAACTGAGGCCCGCGGTCAACGTCTGGATGAGCCCCTGCACACTGTTAGCACGGCAAATAGGTTTGCACTGGTGACAAGTCATCTGATCAAGTTCCGGGGAGACAACTACGGTACGGCTACCAGTGAGCCACTTCCAACGATTTCAGCCGGCGGAACGCACATTGGAGAAGTGCGGGCTTTGTTAATTAAGTATTATGGCACTAATGTTGGCCAGAATTTGAATGAGCCACTACATACTATTCCGACTAAACACCGTTTTGGACTGGTGCTGGTTAAAGGAACGCCTTATCAGATTGTTGACATTGGATTCCGCATGTTAGAACCGCATGAATTGTACTTGGGGCAAGGGTTTCCTTCCACATACATCTTTAGTGGTTTTGAAGTGAGCGGGAAACCGATCACCAAGGCTGAGCAGGTGGCCAAGTGCGGAAATGCGGTGCCGCCTCAGTTTGCCGAGGCGTTAGGTCGGGCTAATTTGCCGGAGCTTTGCACTGGCTCTGACAGGTGGGCTATGTAGAGTGATTTTGATATGAAAGCGAAGCAAGAGAGGTTCCATGATGGAGAAGTTAACAGGTTATGAAAAATTAAAAGCTGCAGTCGAAAAAGACTGCAATGAGGGAAGCGGTTGCTTCAATCCTAACGGATGCGATAACAAAAATTATAAGCCGGGCGGCAAAGATTGTTTCCACAAATATTGCGATACATTCAAATGGGTTATAGAACGGGCGAAGCACTACGCTGAAAAACTTGGGCTTAACTGGGAGGATGTGCTTAATCAGTGGGAAGCCGATAGACGTTACTGGTATATGAATTATTACCACGAACTTAACCAGCCGGAAATAGGAAGCAACTATGTACGGGCGTTTGAAACGGTCAGAGAAATGCTCCAAAGTGTTGGAGACAAAGGTTTCCGCTGTCCTGTTTGTGGAGGCGTTTCAACGGACCCTTACACTTGTAATAGTGGGATGAAGTTGAATAACGGAATGATCTGCGATTGGAAAGTATATGGGTTGCTTGGGGACCTGGGTAAGGGTGTGTTCGTGTACTGCAAAGACAAGCTGAGAGGAGAAACAATCTTTACACCTATAGCTTGGGAAAAGATTGGTGTAGTTGACAGGAAAAAAATGTATAAGGTTATCTGTTTGGGTGACTATGGCTATTGCCCTTGCTCATTAGTGAACATTGAATGATTTTATAAATCCGTTAATTCTATATATGCTAATATTGCACGTTTTGTTAATTATGTGCATTAAGGCAAGGTGAAGCCGTTGGAAAATAAAATATCAAAACGAATGGTAGCTGCACTGGAAAATATGCGTCAATATGGAGATTATGAGCTATGGGAGTTGCTGTACTGGAATTCATGGCACGCAATCATAGGTGTTGGCCCTCCCAGTATTCGTACCGATACTAAAATAGTTACGCATAATAAAGGTAGCAATAACCAACCGGCATTTCCCGTAATTGCTTCTTTTCAATACTATTTAGCAATGCTGTTTCATTGCATATTCTGTCTATTAATGTATTTTCAATCACCGAATACCTTTCGTCGATGGCTTGTTTATTTTCGATATCCTTTAATATTTCCTCGGCTTTTTTATCGCTATATGACTCTTTAAGTATTGTTAGTTTTTGAATTAAATCAAATAAAACTACTGAATATAAAACTACTATACAAGAACGATAATTGCCATTATAGTAAGTCGACAGCACCTCTTCTAAATAGACTTTGGTTTTTTTGCTAGTAACATTTTTTATTTCTTCGTCGAGAATGAAATCCTTCATAAATATAACTCCTCTTAAATTTAGCATTATAGACAAAACATTACGGTACGAAAAAATTTAAGTAGTATGTATAGTTGATCTAGCTCCATGAGTTTCTGCTTATTGAGATGCATTGTAGAATAGGCCAATAGTTATTAAATGGAAAATTCAATATGAATAGTAAATCTCCTCCCGTTCAAGAAAAATATTCGGTAAATATGTCTTTCCCGAACAAAATCAACCCGGTAAGCCGGGTTTCTTGTATTTTAGGGGGTGATTAATGCATGGAAAATACTTCGGGAAATATTCTAAATGAATTTTTTGAGGAGATTTACTCTGAGGGTGCGGCCCGAAGCACGGTAGAAGCGTACCGAAAAGACTTGACATATTTTTTTAAATGGTACGAAGAAGTAAACGATCAGTTACAAGATCCGGAACAGATAACCAGCATCGACCTCCGGGAGTATCAAAATTTCCTACAAAATGAAAAAGAATTAAAACCGGCAACGATAAATCGAAGAATGGCAGCGCTGGAAAAGTATCTTAAGTGGGTGAAACAGGCCGGATATATTTCCCGCCTTCCAAATTTCCCAAAAACGATCAGGGAGCAGAAGGTTCCGCCGAAGTCCCTGGGTCGCACGGAACAGAACCGGTTGTTAAGAGAGGCGGAGAAGCGTTGCAATACCAGGGATTTTGCTCTATTGCGATTATTGATGAGCTGTGGCCTGCGGGTGAGTGAGGCCGTGGCCATTCGACTTATGGATCTGGATATAGGAGAGAGGCACGGTCAGGTAATCGTGAGAGGTAAAGGAAACAAGTGGAGAGAGGTGCCTATACCGCCAGATGCTCGTAAAGCACTGCGTGAGTGGTTGGCATACAGGGAGTTATTACCGGCTTATACTAACTCTCCATGGCTTTTCCCGAGCCGGAATGGTGAATATATATCAGCGCGGTACGCAGAGCAGGTAGTTAAGAACCTGGGGCAATTCGCCGGTCTAAATATTCACCCTCACATCCTTCGTCATACTGCTGCCACAAATATGATTAGAAGCGGTGCAGATTTGGTGACAGTGGCCCAGGTATTGGGACATTCTAACCTCAATACTACAGCCATATATACAAAACCAGGTAACTATTCAGTAAACCACGTAGCAGTAGCAGGAGCTATAAACTTGTGATAACCCCGACAGTATTTTTCAGTTCCCGATACTCTTCGTTAAATCTTTTTCGTATGCCGCTGCCATAAGTAATATTATAGGTAGTTATCAAACTGTCATAAATGATTTTACCTTCAAAGGGAAGAAGGACCGCCTTCGAATAAAGAGGCAGGGCATAAGAAGGAAACAGTTCCTCAATGTGACTGGCTATGCCGACTACACCATAGAGCTTGCCGTTACCCATGAAAACAGAGTAGTTCTTCAGGTGTTTGTAGATTAGAAAATCACCAATGACCCTCTTTCTCCAGCTCACCACCAGTGATAGTTCCCGCTCAGAGAAGCAAAGAGGGTTATCGGTGACTATACGGTTGATAATATCATCGCTTTCCCAAAGCTTGTCGCGGACCGGCATAATCGCGGTGGGGTCGACGTCATCAGCACCGGACGTATTTTTAAGCCCGGGTACCACCTGGTAGCAGCCATTGGTGTAATCGATCAGTTTAAAGAATACTTCATAGAACCAGACCGTATCTTCCCTGGTCAGCTTCATCGGCCAACCTCTCCAATCTGCGTAAATTGCGGGTGACTTGCTAAAATCATTCGTAAATATAATTAACACCAGCCGGCCATCTTCGTTAATCACTATAACAAAAAAAAGCGTCCCTTGGAAGGATACGCCGATAATAAAAGCAAGGTTAAACCAGAAACATGCGAAAGTTTTTATCAAGAGGGTAGAGATAGATATCCTTTACCGGTACCTTGTGTTTATGAAACCTGTCCAGTTTACCCCGGCCCTGGGTGGCGCCGACATAAATCCAGTTGGCCGCCTTGTAACAGGTACCGGCAAAACGATCTTTCTCAACAAAAGTCTCCATGAGCACCGGCCTGTAGCCATAGACCTCCTGCCAGTCCAGAGGCAACCTTTTAGCACAGAGAGACAGGATCTTTGAGGCAAGGTGTTGGCATCGCACCCAGGGCAGGATCAGAAAGCGGGAGTTACCGACCAAAAGATGCAGATTTTGCACCCGGCGCTCTGCGCTCCAGCCGATCCAGGCGTCCCTGGGCCCCACCTTCCAGGCTGCGGCAGAAAACCCGATGGCGCATAGATAGCCGGCCGGCGAGTTGATCAGATACCGGAGCTGGGCGCCCGGCAAGGGAGTGTAGCCAAGGTAGTGATATCGGTCGATAAGCTCGTTCCAGAGGGAGGAGTCCTTTTTAGAAGCAACCCGCTTTAGTTCCAGGGGTAGCAGGGACTGCAGCTGTCCGGCGATGTTTTCTTTAACCTCGCCCTGCTTCGTCCGGCGGGAGAATTTCTGCCCGTTGCCATTGGTTGTCCTGGGCTCCGGCAGGGTGATCAGACCGCAGCGGTGCAGCCTTAAGAGCAACACCCGGCAGCTCATGTCTTTGAGACCTCCGTCCGGCTTGCGCCATGACCAGGCCAGACAGACATCCCGTGAGATCTGCGCACGGGTGGCGGATGGATTAGCATCAATAATCCGGCGGATTATTTCCAGGTCAGCAAGGCTAAGGAGCTTGCCGCAGATAGTCCGGGGGAAGTCAGCCAGTTGCAGCATGATGCTTCCCCCCGGTGCGCATGCCATATTTCCGGATGATCTCCTCCGGAATGTTCCAGGGAAGATAGCGTTCCAAATGAGGCGGCGCTCCATTGCACCCGGCGCAGGCGTCCAGGTAATACCTGAGATAAGCCTCGACATCGAGGTCATGTTTTGCTGCCGTCTGCAAGACGGACATGGAGTAGGCCAGCAGGTTGCCGCTCCATACGGAGTGCGTTCCATAATAGTTTTTACGCCCCAGTGCGGCAGGCCTTAACATACGCTCGGCCAAATTGTTGTCCATGGGCACATAGGGGTTATCGACAAAGACCGTCAGCCCATCCCAGTGTTTCAGAGCGCTATGCAAAATCTTTCGCTGCTGCCAGTGGAGGCTGGGATCTGCCAGTTCGGCACTAATCGAATTCAGCATTGATTCCAGGGCGCTTTCCAGTTGCTCATTCGCGGCAGCAAAGAGTTCCGGTTTATCCAATACGGCCAGCCGCTCATCATTCAGGCGGTAGATGGCGGAAATCCTTGATACCCAA
This genomic interval from Pelotomaculum schinkii contains the following:
- a CDS encoding glycosyltransferase family 4 protein, with the protein product MRVLMLSWEYPPKSVGGLAQHVYDLTGALASNGVEVSLITSGGQGAPFFEDVNGVKVYRVEPYQVSSPDFVTWVAQFNVALLERAMPLLANTEFHIVHAHDWLVAYAARAIKYASRVPLVVTIHATEYGRNNGLHNDTQRHISDIEWWITYEAWKVICCSNFMQDEVRRVFQVPNDKVAIIPNGVDVNSFKGLSRTARRSEYAAPDEKIVFYVGRLVMEKGVQVLLDAAPEILSHHPKTKFVIAGKGPFMDALKRQAAFLGIANRVYFTGYINDEVRNSLYSWADAAVFPSLYEPFGIVALEAMAARTPVVVSDCGGISEIVRHGEDGLKANTGSSHSLARNILALLQQPQLGAMLRERAYNRAINEFNWKTIARQTASVYHEVWEAHCGTPWFDQRQGNFFSRFNRLRAR
- a CDS encoding DUF4338 domain-containing protein — its product is MLQLADFPRTICGKLLSLADLEIIRRIIDANPSATRAQISRDVCLAWSWRKPDGGLKDMSCRVLLLRLHRCGLITLPEPRTTNGNGQKFSRRTKQGEVKENIAGQLQSLLPLELKRVASKKDSSLWNELIDRYHYLGYTPLPGAQLRYLINSPAGYLCAIGFSAAAWKVGPRDAWIGWSAERRVQNLHLLVGNSRFLILPWVRCQHLASKILSLCAKRLPLDWQEVYGYRPVLMETFVEKDRFAGTCYKAANWIYVGATQGRGKLDRFHKHKVPVKDIYLYPLDKNFRMFLV
- a CDS encoding carbohydrate-binding protein — its product is MANRSRFGDNEARLKAMHEVDYPGGVVVDPVPITAGEEVTVFYNGLLGKEGQGQVYLHYGFGKHDSWRNVSDMKMEKTGWGWVTSVVMPEHEGRFNLCFKDGADHWDNNSSVDWSFQIHNGSNRY
- a CDS encoding tyrosine-type recombinase/integrase; the protein is MENTSGNILNEFFEEIYSEGAARSTVEAYRKDLTYFFKWYEEVNDQLQDPEQITSIDLREYQNFLQNEKELKPATINRRMAALEKYLKWVKQAGYISRLPNFPKTIREQKVPPKSLGRTEQNRLLREAEKRCNTRDFALLRLLMSCGLRVSEAVAIRLMDLDIGERHGQVIVRGKGNKWREVPIPPDARKALREWLAYRELLPAYTNSPWLFPSRNGEYISARYAEQVVKNLGQFAGLNIHPHILRHTAATNMIRSGADLVTVAQVLGHSNLNTTAIYTKPGNYSVNHVAVAGAINL
- a CDS encoding DNA cytosine methyltransferase: MQLPLLQEIVIDQFAGGGGVSEGLENAFGRPVDIAVNHDAAAIAMHRINHPGTKHYQEDVWIVDPYEVCAGHPVALMWLSPSCTHHSIAAAGKPKNEQLRGQAWLSVKWAKAVRPRVQILENVREFQSWGPLMENGQPDPKLKGLTYRTFVSAMQQQGYTIETKILRACDFGAPTSRERFFMVMRCDGRPIVWPKPTHGDPKSKAVKSGRLMPWKTAADCIDWSLPCPSIFERRKPLVEKTLKRIAKGIRRFVIECDDPFIVPDDAAAGNLTDKSDMVVAFLSKYYGEVSPTEARGQRLDEPLHTVSTANRFALVTSHLIKFRGDNYGTATSEPLPTISAGGTHIGEVRALLIKYYGTNVGQNLNEPLHTIPTKHRFGLVLVKGTPYQIVDIGFRMLEPHELYLGQGFPSTYIFSGFEVSGKPITKAEQVAKCGNAVPPQFAEALGRANLPELCTGSDRWAM